Within the Glycine soja cultivar W05 chromosome 3, ASM419377v2, whole genome shotgun sequence genome, the region TTTCTGAATGGCAAGTCCTTAGAAGCATCTGGCAATCCCATCTCTTTTCAATCTGATATATACTTTAAATATGTAAGCAACAATGATGCTAGCTTTCTTTACATGGTCCTCAATAACACATGGTttgttttataacattttttttctcaactacTATAACTAACTTAGATAGAATCAACAACCAATTGATATAAGTGATAACAACTTATCCTTTAACTAAATGATTTAGGGTTCAAATCTTTCTTGTTGATCCTTGACTATAGAATAAAAGTTATTGAGATAAGAATACTCATCCTGTTTGTGCTCACAATCCCCACAAAGATTAATCACTGCTCACTCTACAATTTGCCAAATGTTTGACAGCTTTTATTGTCTGAATGTACCATACTATTGCAACCTTATTAATTTTGAGGCCATGTACCATACTTGCCTCTGTTTTGAGAGATTGTGCAACCAGCATATCACAAACAATGACCACCGTCAATAGTCCCACACCTGATTCCAGCCAATAAGTATGACAAAAAGAAATTCGAATATTTGATCACAGTTTCAGATGATAATGAAGGTGGCACGCGTGCGGCGTGATTGGGAGATTTTGAAGAGGTGAGTTAAGGCGTTTTGTGAGGATGAGTTGGGGAACTCTTTCCACaaagaaataaagtttaaattacTGTTATTTTTTATAGCTAATTTTGAACTTTGTTAGTCACATGTGCATATTTGGacaaatattattaacaaaaataaagttaaaatatatttttcattctcatagatatataaatattaggaatttattcttacaaaaaatttaataactcGAACAAGATTTGAACATATGTAGTGTATAATTTTCTTACATCAATTATATGTATAACTAtgtataaaaatgttaaatttataaaaagttattatggtaGGTTTAAATTTACCCAAatctataatataaaaataatacatttcaattttgcgagtaaaaaaacataatcaaaattttataagaattttaaacatttttatatttatgaaaacaaaaaatatattttggcaaaaaaaatgagaaatataaaactttaaagaaaaatgaataggaactaaaaaaaacgCGAACTCATAAAAAACACAACCATTCAAGCCTTTTCTTTTATAAACCAACTGTATTTAACTTTCAACTTAAAGGCAcgaattaattcaaaatctcAATTCAATGTCTTCGATCAACTATTTGAATAGTAAGACTGTTTGATTTGTTAAAATTGAACTACGTAGAGATTTTAACTTTGTGATGTTGGACAAATGTTTGAACTTGTACACGAAGCACTGTTAGATTACATATGAACCGAATttcatatgaatttaattttatatatataaaaaaaaaaaatcaaagttctTGGTTAACATTCCTCAATAAGTTTTGATTTAGTCTGAAATGCAATCTTCAAATGTAAAGCCTgagaaataagaaatataaatacataaatgaaaaagaacGTATTTAAATTGTAACtgtaagtaaaataaatttatcttccaagtacactaaaaactctttaaattaatactcagtaaattaataaactctttaaaataataaatttgtcccGTCCGACTTGgaacaatgtaaaaaattaaaaaactcgataaaataataaaataataatttttcgtgagattcctttataattttcggtcccaaaaaaatcataaattaataattcatagaaactaaaaaaaatatactacacTCTATTGAAATATGATTCAATAGTTGTTCAGATAactattttgtattattattttcttctattgatatttttaatttattttttggggaTTAGGATTCCTATCTTCCCCCTTGAATTCAGGAGGAAAAGTGTGTggaaattgttataaaaatttatgataagaataagaataattttaagaataaattaatatgtaaagaGTTTTTCTGGACACATCTAAAGATATTCCTTACATATTTGATCCGACATAGTTGATTTTGCAACACCTTTTAGATGAGAAGTCATCTTGTGAGATATGGTTTAAATACTCTAACAcattcatataatttatatatatcaaaCTTGTTTAAGAATATATTGAACTCATTTGTTCCTCTTATTTACATTTACTGTACTtcaaaaatcattattaatttcCAATACATATGAATACAGTAATTACTAATTTATGTTGAATCTCAAGGTTCGCTACAACGTAATTCTAAGAGACAtagactaatttatttttttgtttgacatgtataatataattacttaaaaactctttaaattaataattattaatttatcgataaattaataactctctaaattaataaatttctccAGTCctgacattattaatttatagagtTTTAACCGTATGAAGTACTTCTTTTTCGGTGAAAGTAGGAAAGTATGAAAtactttaaacttaaaaaaatgccaaaaaaaacCTTATGACGGGTTTAATATTTTTGATTTGATGAGACAAATGAAATAAGTCTCAGCAGTCATTGATATGTATACACTACTATATTTACACAGCATACGACAATCAACCATATATACACTTCATAATAAGATGTTGAGAAGTCAGGACCCCAGGAAACTGAATacataattaacaattaaagcATACAACTATGGCCACGCTTGCAGAACACAACATCCTGCAGCATTGCTCAACATACAAAACCTACCACGCATTGTTAATTTGCAACTTAATCTTTCGTTATTCTATCTTGTAGGCCCATCCATGTTTGTCCAAGAATGCCTCGACCGCTTCCTTAATGGCCAAGTTTGGCACTAACTGTGATGGATCAAGGGGTTCCCGTGTGATTGGGTCGAATTTACCCACCTGTTTAAGAAGTTGAATTATTGCACACTGACTTCATTGAAGTGGAAAGCATTCAACAGAGAAGGTGAAACATGCAAATCAGGTTACCTTCTGAAGATGCTCAAGAATCACTGCTCTCTCATATGTAAGTCCACTTGGAGTGATTACAGGATCATGGAAAATGTCGAGTGTAATTCTACAGCACAAATAATCTGGCACCTGTAGACTCAACAAGACAATTTGTGTAATTAATAAGATGGTAATTTCCAGGGCACCACTGAAAAAAGATTTGATGAATATAGAATTAACAAAACAAGCCATGTACACACCTCAGTAGGTGTGTCAGCTTCTGCAGCTGTATTGAAGACTCTTTCTAAAGCCTCTAATTGTTCTGACTGGGAAGTAGTAGCATCATCTACAAATCCTTCCATTTGAGAGAAATCCAGAAAATGTTTTTCCTTCAGAGCAGACTCACAAGCTTCTCTGAGACATTTAACACATTTTATGACAATAACACTTAGCAGTGGACAGTAACTAATAATTGATAGTAGATAAACTAAACAAATTATGCATTAGGTAATAACAAATATGATAGACAACAGCACTACAATCATGGCTAAAGGACCCTCAGATAATAGGTCTGACAATCACCAGAAAAACATACTTCAAGCACTGCAATTCCCATGATCGTTTGGACGATAATCGTTCCCACTCAAGGTATTTTGCCTTTGCAAGCTCTTGCCATATTTCTTCTACCATATAGCCCTTGGGATTGGCACCTCTCCCAAGATCCAAAGCCTTAATTATGATCAGAAGCAATAAGAGAATCATCAGACatttgaaatgaaattaaaaaaggatCAAATAACTGTTAATATCTCAGAAAAGCGCATCATCAGGAAGTTATATTAAATTAGATGTGATGTCGAATTCAAAAAGGAGCACCATGTCCCTCAACAGCTCGATAGGTAAAACAATATTATTAGACAATCTGTCTTGTTAGTCATtttaaataaagtgaaaatcTCAGGTAAATagtcttctattttctttttttctacttCTAAACAGCAATACAACTTTGAGCCATGACTTGCAATCCATATTGTGTGCCTTACAtttgatatgcatgtatatattcTTCAAGACTCACCCAAAAAGTTTGAAATctcaaaacttaaaaatatgatAGTCACTAGTCTCCACCAAACACAATCACCACTTTCATATATCACATACAACTGTTACAGATATGTCACGGTGAGCTAACTGAAGGGCAGTTACATACAACGGTAAGTGGTAACCGTTATAAAGAATGAAAGCAGAAGCAATATTGTTTTAAGAAACctaaactaaaaaatgaaatgtgATTAGGAATTTTGGattaataaaagattttatttttattaacttttattatttatttttgggttGTGCTGTGGCATTTCTCAACTGTATGAAGTTCTTAAATTCACCAAGTCACAAATACAGTAGGCAACAAAAACATTGTACAAGTTAAACACTTCAACAGCGGTATTCAATCTTACTAGTTACTAACAAGCAATTAAGCACTAAAAGATTTCTTGCAGCAGatataatataacaaattaataaatgtgCAAGAAACAAACCAAAAAGGTCTTCACTGTCAACAAACCTTCTCCAATTCTTTGATTCCCTTGACAGATTCTTGTCTCTGAAGCAATGCGAGCCCCAATATATAGTGGGCCTGAAATGTATACAAAAAGAAAACTCAGCTGGAAACAAGACAATCAACACAAAGAACATGGATtaataatgaaaacaataaatgatCAATACGCAACATATATCAGATATAAAGTGAAGCTGCCAACAACTTCCACCAATACCATGGTTTTACAGAATACTATACAGCTCTACCACAAACCAATACACGGTAAATATCCCTGGATGGAAGTTAATAAGAAACTGCTTCCCGAATTAACCCAAAAACAATGATGCACACATGTGTACACACACTCCATTTTATCAAACACATCTGTACCAGGTACTGATACACATTCAGTACACTTGAATACTAGGTAGACCATTTCCCCACCAAAAAAGATGACAGTTCCAACATATGTCTTTCGAGTAGAACTGTAAAAGAAATGTCCATGTCCTTCCTCTAGCAGTTGATCATCCTTTTTTTTGTTCCACCTCTATCTATTTAAGGGCTCAGCCTCTTTGCTACCTTTGTGCACTGTTCTGATTTGGCcttgttttttaatttcattgacCAGTCCTACTCAATCATGGCCTCATGGCATCATCCACTAAGAAGCTTGAACTTAATagaatttttgttgttattgcCTATTGCGtttattaattatgaatatGACTCTTtttgtgaattattttttatttttcagcatttatgataaattatttgCCTTGTACCATATGGTATTTACGATAGCAGTCATCCTGCTACAGAAATTTTAGTGGTGTCCACTCCAGACCACTATTCAAGATTGATATAGTTTATGCTGAAATGTAATCAagaaaacttaatttatttctatATCTAGGCTGAAGATTTATCCGTATAATTAGGCAGGTTTTTATTTCTTAGAATGGGCAGATTTTATGTGATATGatctaatttgatttgatttgtataataattatttattcccTTCTATTTACTTGATTAGGTGAGATAAAGTCTATAAATACTATATGCAATCTCTCTGTAAATACaagttaaaaacacaattcagATCTTTTCTTTCCAGTCTTTCTTTAAACATGGTATTAGAGCGGTACTATCCTTCGAGGCCTGTTCCATCACTACCTTCGCTTCTGACCTTGAAATGAAAtcctaaaaatttaatttattcttgtaATTAAGCTGAAGATTTGTTCTTATAACTAGTTTGATTttcatttcttaaaataaagcAGAATTGATGTGATTTGATTTGTACAATATTATTTCTTCCCTTTTATTTGCTTGATTAGGTGAGGTGAAGTTTATAAATACCATATGTAATCTCTCTATTAAAACAATTCAGATTAATTCTTTTCTTTCAAGTCTTTATTTAAACAGTTTAGAAACACATCTCACTCTCATTGcatcactaataaaaaaaattggtttagaGCATCTTACATATCACATGAAAAGCATGACACATTTTACAATAAGGGAAAAAGGTTGGGAGAAAAAAAAGCATTCCCATAAATAAGGGAGAAAGTGGGGGATggaagtcaatttttttttttttgctttaaatcaaattaaaaatttgtagcattaaaaaataataaatttcaaattaaaaataatatagtaaaaagttaatttaattttttaattaatataaaaatattaacaatttctCTTCTAGTTCTATCCTTCCAATTTCTTTCTCTTATTATTTTCCTCAAACTATTTCACATCTAGGATATCACAACCCTTACAAACTCATATTCCAAACCCTGACAATAATTCTTGAAATGCTGAAAAGAACACCAGAAAGATAAAGACCAGACTAGCCAAGAATTTTattatagaaaaaagaaatagaaaaattacTTGGTTTAAAAACTAGGACAACTTCTAAAACCTTTAATAAATTTGGGTTAGTGTTGAAATTGACTAATGGAGGTTTTTCCATTTATTAATAAACAAGAATTTAAGTAAAACACATTAGTTGTCATTTAAAATGGCACCTAATTTCATTGATATTTTACCTCTACCAAGTACATAAGTAACCCTTGAGATACAAAACCTAGCAATTGTTTTACACAATCCAACCACTGAAAAAGGATCACTACAGATTTCCCAAAAAAGTTTTTCATAATGGAACAGATCCTATTGCAATAGGCAACTATCACAAGACATGCAGGTTTCACTTTGAGAAGTATTAGGAAATGCGGAATAGTAGAATTCTGGAATTGATTTAAAAGCCAAGGCCAATACACCCAAGGAAATTGCTTAAATTTTGGGTAGCATGGAAAAGATTTGAAATAAAAGGATTTGTATGGTATGAGTCTATCCCCTCAGTTAGAAATGCAACACATATCAGAACACTAAAATTGTGCTGTCAATATTTTCGCAAAGAACTACTGAAGCCCCAATACTTAATAACTAAGTTTTCTTTTACCCGTAGGAAACGAAGATAGATACTAAGGAGTTTACAATAACTCACGCACCCTGCTCAACCAACTGAGTTAGACCCCCTTGGTCAATAACTAACAAGTGAAGTACAGTGCAACATGGATTCAGgaaattcttaaaaattcaaGATATTATACAGCTTAAATACATTActataaatcaaataaacatattttatataaatgcaCAATATATTTGTACAGACATTGATAATTTCTCAATAAAACATAATCACATCAATGGATGAtaatcacacaaaaaaaattgcaagCATATAAAAAATCCCTAGTTatataactttctttttcttgcccTATCAGAATAAATCATTTCCCCTGTGAAGATGttacaaaaaattacatatttttcccCAACTAAAGTCAATAAAAAGGTGCCACTAATCCTATCACAAGAAGACTGGCCTCTATATAATGTCTACCTTTTACTATAGCTTTAAGGATACAGATGAAACGGAATTCATAGAATCAATGTCATATCCCAAATGCATCGATCAATATAAGTTCAACCAAAAACAAGGAAAACACTATCATGCACATATTGGTATCAAACATGCATCCGGCACCAATCTTTGCCATTTTCTTAGTTTCTGAGCTTCATAGTTCACATCAATGGCCATCACGAAGTTCTATAAGCCATGGATCACCAAGCACAAATACATCTATTCAAAAGAAGCCTGAACTCTATACAATTGTCTAACATATACTATAGCTTTAAATACAAAGGAAAAGGCATTCAAATGAACAAACTATCAAAGTCATGTCCCAAATGCACCAATCAATAAaagttcaggaaaaaaaaaagaaatggaaaataCTAGCGTGTGCATATTTCCATCAAATATGCGTCCAGCACCAAACTTTGTCATTTTCCTTTAAGGATAATTGTCTGCCATTCACTATATCTTTAAGGACAGTACACAGAAGAAAAGACACTCAAAGTATCAAAGTCATATCCCAATTGCATCAAACTATAAAAGTTCAAAAATATGGAAAATACTATCACACGTGTATTGCTGTCAAATATGAGTCTGGCACCAATATTTGCCATTTTTTGAGAATCCAGGTTTCACAGTTCATATTTCAAGAATCTATGGCCATCATGAAGTTTCGCAAGCGACAAACCACCAAGCACAAATACATCTATCCCAAGCCAAAGACAACTAATCGCGCAGCTAGGGGTGAGAATAGGTCAGGCCGGCCTACAGGGGCCTACGACCTGATTTACATAAAGTCTAGCCTGAACTGGGtaccaatatataatattattttttggataaaattaatttttttcttgaaactaTCATACTTGATTACACGTTACTGCTCCATAACttctattcctataatcaaataagactttaattacaatttaggtgtgagtcatcgtaggctaggctcaggTCTTTCAAAGCCTGATTTGGCCTATTCCCACGTGCAGCACAGTCAATTCAAAAGACAAAAGGAAATCCCACATCTTAAACCAATCTTAAGGAGATTGGTCACACTGCGCCTATACTCAAACCAATCTTAGAAGCTAAATTATTAGCCAACGCATACCACAAAAGGAACTACAAAATCACAAGGAGATTGGTCACAAAAACCTTAACTGAATTGCTGTCCAACTGAATTGCCTTCCGAGAATCTTCCTCTACTCTCTCCCAATCACTACAACCAAgccaaacacatttaaaaaGCATTCTAAATCGCATCACGATCACTGAATTTCCGGAAAATTGCACGCAAATGCGACaacaataaatcaaattaaaaccataaacaaaacaaagaacGGCAAAATTAAACGCTCACACATTACATACTTGCGCTTGAGATGGCACAGCGCGCGATTCGTCCAATAAACCGGAACATTAGGGCACAGCGTAATCGCCttcaaacccaaaaaaaaaaaaacaaagggttAATCAATCACTCAATTTCTCGGTAGCCgaaaagggagaagaagaagaagaagaagaagaagagaaccTCGGTGTAAGCGTCGATGGCGGCACCGAAACGGTCTTTTTTGAAGTAAGTGTTGCCGTCAATTCGGAGCTTTTCCGCTTGTTTCGCCGCCGCAGCGTTTGGACCCATTACGCCGAAATCTCTTGCTCTAGAAAATTCTATCGCACGCGAATgggtacataaaaaataataatgcgtGTATTCACCTAATTTaatgtgaaaaatgaaaatgtgtgGATATTACAcggatacaaaaaaataaaaaataaaaatgttgaatGAAAATGGTTATGTGTGTGTATTTATGGATTGGTAAGTTACGGAGGTTGAAGGGGCATTTTTCGAGAATTTGAAGGAAGAAGGAGTATGAAAACGACGAAGATGAAAGAGGGTAACACAACGTGCTGGGGAAGTTATTGTTGACTGACTCGGGCTACT harbors:
- the LOC114406359 gene encoding E3 ubiquitin-protein ligase CHIP-like produces the protein MGPNAAAAKQAEKLRIDGNTYFKKDRFGAAIDAYTEAITLCPNVPVYWTNRALCHLKRNDWERVEEDSRKAIQLDSNSVKAHYILGLALLQRQESVKGIKELEKALDLGRGANPKGYMVEEIWQELAKAKYLEWERLSSKRSWELQCLKEACESALKEKHFLDFSQMEGFVDDATTSQSEQLEALERVFNTAAEADTPTEVPDYLCCRITLDIFHDPVITPSGLTYERAVILEHLQKVGKFDPITREPLDPSQLVPNLAIKEAVEAFLDKHGWAYKIE